In Bradyrhizobium sp. 195, the sequence TTCTCTGTCGCGTTTGCGGATCGCGGCGACGATGCCGGCGTGGTGGTCGGTGCCGCAGGCCGGCGTGTCGTGACGGCGGTAGAGCAGGATGATCAGCGAGGAGCGCGCGATCAGCTCCTTCAGGAAGCCGAGATAGATGCTGTGGCCGCTCATCTCGGCAATGAGCCGGTGAAACTCGCCGGAGAGCCGGACCGAGGCGCGGGCGTCGCCGCGAAGCTCGGCCTCGCGCTCCTCGGCAAGATGCCGCTGGAGGCGATCGAGCCAGGCCGGCGACACCGCGTCACAGGCATGATCGACAATGGTGGGCTCGATCAGGCGGCGCGCCTCGAAGACTTCGCGGGCATCGGCGGGCGTCGGCCGCGCGACGAAGGCGCCACGGTTCTTCTCGATGTTGACGATGCCCTCGTGCGCGAGCTGCTGGAGCGCAGTGCGAACCAGCGTACGGCTCGCCCCGTAGATCTCGCCGATCTCATCCTCGCCGAGCTTCGTGCCCGGCAGCAGGCGATGCTCGAGGATCGCCGCGGTCACACCCTCCCGGATGCGGCTGACGCGATCGCTCGCATCGGGCGCGTCGGATTTGGGGCGGGGCTTGGCGGCCATTGGGTCGAGGGGTTGGATTTGAAGGCTCGATCGACGAGGTTCGAATGCGAATGTTAGTCGACGATCTGTATCCAATCATAGGCGAAACTTTATACAATCTTCGCCCATTTTGTGTGCAGATGACCCGCGCGTGGCGGGGAGATCGGATCTGTCGGATTCGATCTAACGATCTGACTCCGCTGCACAGTTTCGCAATTTGGCCAGCAGGCGAGGCGATTGGCACGGACCTTGCGGAGAGAGCGGCAGCACCGCCCTCCTTGGACACGCCATGGCCACTCCCTCCGCTCTCGAACTGGTCGCCGTCACCAAGCGCTATGACACGACGCTGGCGGTCGACACCGTCAATTTGAAGATCCCGGCCGGCACCTATTGCTGCCTGCTCGGCCCGTCCGGCTGCGGCAAGACATCGACCCTGCGGATGATCGCGGGCCACGAGGCAGTCAGCGAGGGCGACATCATCCTGGGCAGCCAGAACGTCACCGACTTGCCGCCGGCCGAGCGCGGCACGGCGATGATGTTCCAGTCCTACGCGCTGTTTCCGCATCTGAGCGTGATCGACAACGTCGCCTTCGCCTTGAAGATGCGCGGCATCGACAAGCCGACGCGTCACAAGCGTGCCGGCGAATTGCTGGAGCTGGTGGCGATGAGCCCCTATGCGGGCCGGCTGCCGGCGCAGCTCTCCGGCGGCCAGCAGCAGCGCGTCGCGCTCGCTCGCGCGCTGATCACCGAGCCGCAGATCCTCCTGCTCGACGAGCCGCTGTCCGCGCTCGATCCGTTCCTGCGGGTGAGGATGCGCGGTGAACTCAAGCGGCTGCAGCGCGAGCTTGGCATCAGCTTCATCCAGGTCACCCATGGCCAGGAAGAAGCAATGGCGCTCGCCGACCACATCGTGGTGATGAACCATGGCCGGATCGAGCAGCAGGGCACGGCCCGCGACATCTTCCACCATCCCCGCACCGAATTCGTCGCGCGCTTCATCGGCGGCCACAACGTGCTCAGCGACGCCGGCAACCTGATCGCCGTGCGCGCCGATCAACTCGGCATCGCGCCGTTCACCAATGGTGCGTTCGGCGCGCCGGCGCTGCTGACCCAGACCGAGTACCAGGGCTCCTATGTCGCCGTCTCGCTCACGCTCGACGACGGCACGGCCCTGTTCTCCCACGTTCCCGAAGCCACCTTCGACGTCCACCCGTTCCGTCCGGGCGATCGTGTGCTGGCCACCTGGGATCCCGCCAAGGCGCAACGCCTGCAATAGCGCCGATCGATCGATGGAATGCGCAACAGAGGAGTGACTGACATGAGCGAGACCAAACGGACAAACGGCCTCAGTCGCCGCACCCTGCTCAAGGGTACTGCGAGTCTTGCCGGCCTTGCCGCCGGCTCCGGCGCCATTACCGGCTTTCCCTACGTGAAATCGGCCGATGCAAAGGTGCTGCGCTATCTCGGCACCGCCGTGAACGAGGGCGACGATATCGCCAAGCAGTGTCTGAAGGACACCGGCATCAAGCTTGAATACATCACCGCGACCACCGACGACGTCACCAAGCGCGTGATGACCCAGCCGAACTCCTTCGACGTGCTGGATACCGAATATTTCTCGCTGAAGAAGATCGTGCCGTCGGGCAACATCCTTGCGCTCGATGCCAAGAAGATCAAGCAGTTCGACAACATCACACCCGTCTTCACCAAGGGAGAAACGCCCGGCGGCAAGAAGATCGGCGGCCAGGGCACCGCGCCCTGGAAGGT encodes:
- a CDS encoding ABC transporter ATP-binding protein, which produces MATPSALELVAVTKRYDTTLAVDTVNLKIPAGTYCCLLGPSGCGKTSTLRMIAGHEAVSEGDIILGSQNVTDLPPAERGTAMMFQSYALFPHLSVIDNVAFALKMRGIDKPTRHKRAGELLELVAMSPYAGRLPAQLSGGQQQRVALARALITEPQILLLDEPLSALDPFLRVRMRGELKRLQRELGISFIQVTHGQEEAMALADHIVVMNHGRIEQQGTARDIFHHPRTEFVARFIGGHNVLSDAGNLIAVRADQLGIAPFTNGAFGAPALLTQTEYQGSYVAVSLTLDDGTALFSHVPEATFDVHPFRPGDRVLATWDPAKAQRLQ
- a CDS encoding GntR family transcriptional regulator; translation: MAAKPRPKSDAPDASDRVSRIREGVTAAILEHRLLPGTKLGEDEIGEIYGASRTLVRTALQQLAHEGIVNIEKNRGAFVARPTPADAREVFEARRLIEPTIVDHACDAVSPAWLDRLQRHLAEEREAELRGDARASVRLSGEFHRLIAEMSGHSIYLGFLKELIARSSLIILLYRRHDTPACGTDHHAGIVAAIRKRDREAARAQMLSHLDEIEAELFLKDPAADELRLADVLGA